The DNA segment GCGCCGCAAGGCGCGGGCGCGGGTCATGCCGAACGCCTCCGCCGTTTCGGCCTGGCCCTTGTCGACCGAAAGCAGGCCGCCGCGGATGATCTCCGCCATATAGGCCGCCTCGTTCAGCGCAAGGCCGATGATGGCCGCCGTCAGCGGGGTGATCAGGTCGTTGGTCTTCCAGCTCACGAAGCCGAGCGAGATGCGCGGGAACAGCGTCGAGAGATTGTACCAGATGATGAGCTGGACCAGGAGCGGCGTGCCGCGGAAGAACCAGACGAACAGGCCGGCGAGCGAGGAGGCGAGCTTGTCCTTCGACATGCGCGCGACGGCGAGGATCAACCCCAGCGCGACGCCGATCACCATCGCCACCACCGTCAGGCCGAGCGTGACCGTCAGGCCCTGCATGACGGTGGGATCGAAGAAATACTGCGCGACGACCGGCCACCCGAAATTCGGATTGACCGCGACGATGTAGGCGAACCCCGCCGCAATGGCGAGCGTCGCGGTCCAGAGCGCGACCCGGCCCAGGGGAAAGGGCCGGTGCGCGTGCTTGACGTCGCGCAAAGCGTCGTCAGGCAGCCGCGGCAACGCCGCCGCGGCACCCGCTGTCAGCTCCGTCATGGCGCCTTTCCCTCAGATGCCCTGGTTGATGCCGGGCTTGTCGGTCATGTTGTTCTCCAGGCCCCACTTCTTCATGATCGCGGCATAGGTGCCGTTGCCGATCAGGATCTTGAAGGCATCGAGCAGCACGCCGGCGAGAGGCGAGCCCTTCTGCACCACCGCGCCCTGGTAGATGTCCTTGAAGCCGTTCGACTGGCCGACGCCGGAGAGCTCGAGCTGGCCGTTGGCCTGCTGCACGAAATAGGTCAGCGGCGCCTGGGAGGAGAAGAAGGCATCCGAGCGCTTCGA comes from the Bosea sp. (in: a-proteobacteria) genome and includes:
- a CDS encoding amino acid ABC transporter permease; the protein is MTELTAGAAAALPRLPDDALRDVKHAHRPFPLGRVALWTATLAIAAGFAYIVAVNPNFGWPVVAQYFFDPTVMQGLTVTLGLTVVAMVIGVALGLILAVARMSKDKLASSLAGLFVWFFRGTPLLVQLIIWYNLSTLFPRISLGFVSWKTNDLITPLTAAIIGLALNEAAYMAEIIRGGLLSVDKGQAETAEAFGMTRARALRRIIIPQAMRSIVPPTGNQLISMIKATSLVSVIAMADLLYSVQSIYNRTFEVIPLLMVAVAWYLLITSILNVGQSAIERYYNRGERGTQAAAQKKAAALPKEAGNENA